Proteins encoded in a region of the Candidatus Obscuribacter sp. genome:
- a CDS encoding tetratricopeptide repeat protein codes for MTPQLLAFCALLVAAASFCYGIFIYISMRRMMDVTHGRTRGGNQTLADLATLKREVGLLSETVTRFRTQSLAGITESISEQERQLKNNLQSEFNKELTGLSNEFDRALKAVVDRFDRKQTELLKDLESIAQIDQLRNEVENLKYQLSQVEGTKAAPDLSAYARASVQDRFIASLESAEDRRKCLLSSLDTVLDIPTLGKLAVAYPSVNSWMLLKELADHGVVSDVAGWALLAGAELSFAGNDHKLAEQLYQAARLSFAIGGKEDHEGLFFVSGGLARVLNEAGREEVAQALAMGCDTHLETLKSAPPLEPGLSCFNLAEYYLQDERYACASILYMRTILLCRLLSYNGDHCNRAWAGLNRALRFIVRAQAASEKREQFSYFGPEIIEFLSSGLNAPDSPLKEAAEKEGVLLCLLHLSERESDANTALATIVALMNQLESGRLSKDHKSFLAAEVLSCLDEMGLSRKAVGLPILKQLVDVFSKAGNYTKAASAGAKLVDVSLDLFGDASLETVAPIELLARVYKAMERFDLAEECYRQILEVQYKVYPSEHEHMIDVLLSLAEVCLIQHDQGESEIFMESAQEMCVNLFEDVAINSEDGQNNYMQEDDTDRKQKAERIHERIDGLKAQMASAAS; via the coding sequence ATGACTCCTCAATTACTGGCTTTTTGTGCTTTGCTTGTCGCTGCTGCCAGCTTTTGCTATGGCATCTTCATCTATATAAGTATGCGTCGCATGATGGATGTGACACATGGGCGTACTCGTGGCGGCAATCAGACGTTAGCAGATCTAGCTACGCTCAAGCGCGAAGTGGGACTTTTGTCTGAGACTGTGACCAGATTTAGGACTCAGAGTCTGGCTGGCATTACCGAATCAATCAGCGAGCAAGAACGTCAGCTCAAGAATAATCTGCAAAGTGAGTTTAACAAAGAGCTAACTGGTTTATCCAATGAATTTGACCGGGCACTCAAAGCTGTTGTAGATCGGTTTGATCGTAAACAGACTGAGCTATTAAAGGACCTTGAGTCTATCGCTCAGATTGATCAATTACGCAATGAAGTTGAAAATCTCAAATACCAACTCAGTCAGGTTGAGGGTACAAAAGCTGCGCCAGATCTCAGTGCCTATGCTAGAGCCTCGGTCCAGGATCGCTTTATTGCCAGTCTGGAGAGTGCTGAAGACAGGCGCAAATGCTTGCTCTCCTCCCTCGATACAGTGCTCGATATACCTACTCTGGGCAAGTTGGCCGTGGCTTACCCCAGCGTCAATAGCTGGATGTTGCTCAAAGAGTTAGCAGATCACGGAGTGGTATCGGATGTGGCCGGCTGGGCCCTTTTGGCTGGTGCTGAGCTGAGCTTTGCCGGTAATGATCACAAACTAGCTGAGCAACTCTATCAAGCTGCCCGTCTCAGTTTTGCCATTGGTGGCAAAGAAGATCATGAAGGTCTGTTTTTTGTATCGGGTGGGCTGGCTCGTGTCCTCAATGAAGCTGGTCGAGAAGAAGTAGCACAAGCACTGGCAATGGGCTGTGATACTCATTTGGAAACATTAAAGAGTGCACCACCATTAGAGCCAGGTTTGAGCTGCTTTAATCTGGCTGAATATTATCTGCAAGATGAGCGCTATGCCTGTGCTTCTATCCTTTATATGCGTACGATTTTGCTCTGTCGCTTGCTCTCATACAATGGTGACCACTGTAACCGGGCCTGGGCTGGGCTGAATAGAGCCTTGCGCTTTATAGTAAGGGCTCAAGCTGCCAGCGAAAAACGTGAGCAGTTTAGTTATTTTGGACCAGAGATTATCGAGTTTTTGAGCAGTGGTCTTAATGCGCCGGATAGTCCCCTCAAAGAAGCTGCCGAAAAAGAAGGTGTGCTGCTTTGCCTGCTCCATCTCTCCGAGCGCGAAAGCGATGCTAATACAGCACTTGCTACTATTGTGGCATTGATGAATCAATTAGAATCCGGTCGATTGAGTAAAGACCATAAGTCCTTTTTGGCAGCAGAAGTGCTCTCCTGTCTCGATGAGATGGGGCTCAGTCGCAAGGCTGTCGGCTTGCCCATCCTCAAACAACTGGTGGATGTTTTTAGCAAGGCTGGTAACTATACTAAGGCTGCCTCGGCCGGTGCCAAGCTGGTGGATGTGTCGCTCGATTTGTTTGGTGATGCCTCGCTGGAGACTGTGGCACCTATTGAGCTTTTGGCGCGAGTCTATAAGGCTATGGAGCGTTTTGATCTGGCCGAGGAATGTTATCGTCAAATTTTGGAAGTACAGTACAAAGTTTATCCCTCAGAACACGAGCATATGATTGATGTGCTTTTGAGTCTGGCTGAGGTTTGTTTGATTCAGCATGACCAGGGTGAGTCCGAGATCTTTATGGAGAGCGCCCAGGAGATGTGTGTCAATCTCTTTGAGGATGTTGCCATTAATAGTGAAGATGGTCAAAACAACTACATGCAAGAAGATGATACGGATCGCAAGCAAAAAGCTGAGCGCATACATGAGCGCATTGATGGACTCAAAGCGCAAATGGCTAGTGCCGCCAGCTGA
- the rfbH gene encoding lipopolysaccharide biosynthesis protein RfbH has translation MSNSKADQLRQQILDLVGQYQKLNWPQKDFAEGDFIPYAGRIFDEHELVNLVDASLDFWLTTGRFAKQFETEFAAYLGRLYAILCNSGSSANLLAISALTSPRLRDKQLKSGDEIITVAAGFPTTVAPIVQNNLVPVFIDVDLPTLNADTSYLEEALSERTRAIVLAHTLGNPFDLDKVMAFAHRHNLFVIEDNCDALGSLYRGKLTGTFGNLATTSFYPAHHITMGEGGCVTTSDAQFKLIVESLRDWGRDCYCDPGKDNTCGKRFGWQLGALPQGYDHKYIYSHLGYNLKLTDMQAAIGVAQLQKLPGFIKARRHNWNLLKKGLSEFTREHLILPEATVGSEPSWFGFPITVRDDAPFTRSALVQHLEAHKVATRHIFGGNMLRQPAFMQVTHRSIGELPNTDRVMNNSFVVGVYPGINDDSAAYMVDVFAKFFAAL, from the coding sequence ATGTCAAACAGCAAAGCCGACCAACTCCGTCAACAAATCCTTGATCTTGTTGGCCAATATCAAAAGCTCAACTGGCCCCAAAAGGACTTTGCCGAGGGTGATTTTATTCCCTATGCAGGACGCATCTTTGACGAGCACGAGCTTGTCAATCTGGTCGATGCCTCGCTAGATTTCTGGCTGACCACAGGCCGATTTGCCAAGCAATTTGAGACCGAATTCGCCGCTTATCTGGGCAGACTCTACGCTATCCTCTGTAATTCGGGCTCGAGCGCTAACTTACTGGCCATCTCAGCCCTCACCTCTCCGCGCCTGAGAGACAAACAACTCAAGAGCGGTGACGAAATCATCACTGTGGCGGCTGGTTTTCCCACAACTGTGGCGCCTATAGTACAAAACAACCTGGTGCCTGTCTTTATCGACGTCGACTTGCCGACACTAAATGCCGATACCAGCTATCTAGAAGAAGCCCTGAGCGAACGCACTCGCGCTATTGTCCTGGCGCACACACTGGGTAATCCCTTTGATCTTGATAAGGTCATGGCTTTTGCCCACCGCCACAATCTCTTTGTCATCGAGGACAACTGTGACGCCCTCGGCAGCCTCTACCGCGGCAAATTGACCGGCACCTTTGGCAATCTGGCTACCACAAGCTTTTATCCAGCCCATCACATCACTATGGGTGAAGGCGGCTGTGTCACCACATCTGATGCTCAGTTTAAGTTGATAGTCGAATCTCTCAGAGACTGGGGACGTGACTGTTATTGCGACCCGGGTAAAGACAATACCTGCGGCAAGCGCTTTGGCTGGCAGCTTGGAGCCTTACCGCAAGGCTATGATCACAAATACATCTACTCTCATTTGGGCTACAACCTCAAGCTAACTGACATGCAAGCGGCTATCGGCGTAGCTCAGTTGCAAAAACTGCCTGGTTTTATCAAAGCACGTAGACATAACTGGAATTTACTTAAAAAAGGTCTGTCCGAATTTACAAGAGAGCATTTGATTTTGCCTGAAGCCACCGTAGGTAGTGAACCGAGCTGGTTTGGTTTTCCTATTACAGTCAGAGACGATGCCCCTTTTACAAGATCTGCACTGGTGCAACATTTAGAAGCTCACAAAGTAGCCACAAGACATATTTTTGGTGGCAATATGCTCAGACAACCGGCCTTTATGCAAGTCACGCACCGCTCTATTGGGGAGTTACCCAATACAGATAGAGTGATGAATAACTCTTTTGTAGTTGGCGTTTACCCGGGCATAAACGATGACAGTGCAGCCTACATGGTCGACGTCTTTGCCAAGTTTTTTGCTGCTCTATAA
- a CDS encoding Hpt domain-containing protein — MTAQELEGTNNPPAKLSELEAQFDRDLARELVAAYLEDTQDVMEKMQEAIFNRDEKALKSTSHMLKGASRIVVAEQIEQLSSQMEEISRSNNWLKAESHFDTLNQSFDHLVDYLRSYLK, encoded by the coding sequence ATGACCGCCCAGGAATTAGAGGGTACAAACAATCCACCCGCCAAGCTCTCCGAGCTAGAAGCTCAATTTGACCGGGATCTGGCGCGTGAGCTAGTCGCTGCCTACCTGGAAGATACTCAGGATGTAATGGAAAAGATGCAGGAGGCTATTTTTAATCGTGATGAAAAAGCCCTGAAATCAACATCGCACATGCTCAAAGGAGCATCGCGTATTGTGGTGGCAGAACAAATAGAACAGTTGTCCAGCCAGATGGAAGAAATCAGTCGCAGTAACAACTGGCTAAAGGCTGAGAGTCATTTTGATACTCTCAATCAGAGTTTTGATCATCTAGTGGACTATCTGAGGAGCTATTTAAAATGA
- a CDS encoding response regulator, with amino-acid sequence MASDNTMLGADLMSGLMRKLTSQIGALQSELSQIESTVASKSGLEKAVKALISDSQHLELALVPGIIMRLSKERSLGAVLTGEEGQVLLANPAFYTLTGMSGQDFENNQIAFYEPGQDGLVPVAVKPWDVPQDKRSVKAKDSVLLSGRFALSDGKDGGTVKWLQFVGKPLTDDEGHYGGCLTFVAEATEEAQLEQKIAQLLCELRGQLERLNSPVADFNRVIASALAFNQFAAPQAVLPDSYNHDLSEIEEPFFRDIEEGLDNIITGQPQTTEVLNSYNRMHVAEPDASESIDEILPEAKIPEPQITEPPLEVLEAPVAETQAEPEVASLAVESVIEAAAEPVISVEEESVTTPEEPEANEDFNPPVDDSQADMNAQAVEAVSNADNDLLVDDIEEIGAEVEKEAALWSEFSDFVREVPQVLDDSRDDEPVSVFAHHESPALTSAQEDSVPEPEPVSEPIAEPMAEPLPEPSIEAPVEEELPVWQSAVAEPEPEQSDELDQSREEQSQAQALPVLEAAPVLPVFEPVAPSPVAERRALIVDDIPVNQKLLVHQLRKLGFKTEVAANGLEALNHYHKDLTIIFMDCDMPVMNGYEATAEIRRREVELGRHVPIIAMTSYDRDADKERCISAGMDDYLTKGINEGTLSRVIETALGHEHNAAGDQVLQAQISDTMSGGETAPFDADNIAASYSREELKDIMKSFLAAMEGFVGSMQKAIDENNVEKVKQLSNSIKGPCASLGLKLMTRVASDIITYASSSDWPQVRLKYLKLKTVYLRSQADLRKACPEAFDEQAMKLNTV; translated from the coding sequence ATGGCATCCGATAATACTATGCTAGGTGCCGATTTGATGTCGGGTTTGATGCGCAAACTGACCAGTCAAATTGGTGCTTTGCAAAGCGAGCTGTCTCAAATCGAAAGTACTGTCGCTTCCAAGTCAGGACTCGAAAAAGCTGTCAAGGCATTGATTAGTGATAGCCAGCATCTGGAGCTGGCCCTCGTACCAGGCATCATTATGAGGCTCTCCAAAGAACGCAGTCTCGGCGCTGTATTGACTGGTGAAGAGGGTCAGGTACTGTTGGCTAATCCGGCGTTTTATACTCTCACCGGTATGAGCGGTCAGGACTTTGAAAATAATCAAATTGCCTTTTATGAGCCAGGGCAAGATGGTCTAGTCCCTGTTGCTGTCAAACCATGGGATGTGCCTCAAGACAAGCGCTCGGTCAAGGCAAAGGATAGTGTTCTTTTGTCTGGACGCTTTGCCCTCAGTGATGGCAAAGATGGTGGCACAGTCAAATGGCTACAGTTTGTTGGCAAGCCCCTGACCGATGATGAAGGGCATTATGGTGGCTGTCTTACTTTTGTGGCAGAGGCCACTGAAGAAGCTCAACTTGAGCAAAAAATCGCCCAGTTATTGTGTGAACTGAGAGGTCAGCTAGAGCGTTTAAATAGTCCAGTGGCTGATTTTAATCGGGTCATTGCCAGCGCCCTTGCTTTTAATCAATTTGCCGCACCACAGGCAGTATTGCCAGACTCATATAATCACGACTTAAGCGAGATTGAAGAACCATTTTTTAGAGACATAGAAGAAGGGCTCGATAACATCATCACTGGTCAGCCTCAGACTACCGAAGTACTCAATAGCTACAACCGTATGCATGTGGCAGAGCCTGATGCCAGTGAGTCAATCGATGAAATCTTGCCCGAAGCAAAAATCCCAGAGCCTCAAATAACCGAACCACCACTAGAAGTGCTGGAGGCGCCAGTAGCTGAGACCCAAGCCGAGCCTGAAGTTGCCAGTTTAGCTGTTGAATCTGTGATTGAAGCGGCCGCTGAGCCAGTGATAAGCGTTGAAGAAGAAAGTGTCACGACCCCAGAGGAGCCAGAGGCAAACGAGGACTTTAATCCTCCTGTTGATGATAGCCAGGCTGACATGAACGCTCAAGCCGTAGAGGCTGTGAGTAATGCCGACAACGACTTGCTCGTTGATGACATCGAAGAAATCGGTGCTGAAGTAGAAAAAGAAGCAGCACTCTGGAGTGAGTTTTCGGATTTTGTTAGAGAAGTGCCGCAAGTCCTTGATGATAGTCGAGATGACGAACCAGTTAGTGTCTTTGCACATCATGAAAGCCCTGCTTTGACCTCCGCACAAGAAGACTCTGTCCCAGAGCCAGAGCCTGTATCAGAACCCATCGCCGAACCCATGGCAGAACCATTACCTGAGCCCAGTATTGAGGCTCCTGTAGAGGAAGAATTGCCAGTATGGCAAAGTGCTGTAGCTGAACCTGAACCCGAACAATCCGATGAACTGGATCAAAGTCGCGAGGAACAAAGTCAAGCCCAGGCACTGCCTGTACTTGAGGCAGCACCAGTACTGCCCGTATTTGAGCCTGTAGCGCCGTCCCCAGTTGCTGAGCGCCGTGCTCTGATAGTCGATGATATCCCAGTCAATCAAAAACTTCTTGTGCATCAATTGCGTAAGTTAGGATTCAAAACTGAAGTAGCAGCAAATGGTCTGGAAGCCCTGAATCATTATCATAAAGACCTGACCATTATATTTATGGATTGCGACATGCCAGTGATGAATGGTTATGAAGCAACGGCCGAAATCAGAAGGCGCGAAGTGGAGCTGGGCCGGCATGTACCGATTATTGCCATGACCAGTTATGACCGTGATGCTGATAAAGAGCGCTGCATATCGGCGGGTATGGATGACTATCTCACTAAAGGTATCAACGAAGGCACACTCTCGCGCGTAATTGAGACAGCCCTCGGGCACGAGCATAATGCCGCTGGCGATCAAGTCTTGCAAGCTCAAATTAGCGATACCATGAGTGGTGGCGAGACCGCTCCCTTTGATGCTGATAATATAGCGGCAAGTTACAGCCGCGAAGAGCTAAAAGACATAATGAAGTCCTTTTTGGCGGCAATGGAGGGCTTTGTCGGATCGATGCAAAAGGCTATCGACGAGAACAATGTCGAAAAGGTCAAACAGTTATCCAATAGTATTAAAGGTCCCTGTGCCAGTCTCGGCCTTAAGCTGATGACTAGAGTGGCTTCGGACATTATCACTTATGCCAGTAGCAGCGACTGGCCTCAGGTGAGACTAAAGTATCTCAAACTCAAAACAGTTTATCTGCGCTCTCAGGCTGATCTGCGTAAAGCCTGTCCAGAAGCTTTTGATGAACAGGCGATGAAACTCAATACAGTCTAA
- the rfbF gene encoding glucose-1-phosphate cytidylyltransferase translates to MKVVILAGGLGTRLQEETQVKPKPMVEIGGRPIIWHIMKLYSHFGFKEFVIALGYKGGVIKEYFLNYRHRDSDLIVKTRTGAVTVSHDADVEDWTVHLIDTGVNAMTGGRIKAASQYIGDEPFLVTYGDGVADVDINAVVALHKKQGKKATVTAVRPPARFGEIYFDNQGENRTVSRFEEKPQTHSGWINGGFFVLEPSVRDYMTDETSIFEREPLIQLAQENELSSYLHHGFWQCMDTMRDVETLQKLWAQDEAPWRLWK, encoded by the coding sequence GTGAAAGTTGTAATACTAGCCGGCGGGCTCGGCACGCGTTTGCAAGAAGAAACGCAAGTCAAACCCAAACCCATGGTGGAAATCGGGGGTCGCCCGATAATCTGGCACATTATGAAGCTGTATTCGCATTTCGGCTTCAAAGAGTTTGTCATTGCTCTTGGCTATAAGGGTGGAGTAATCAAGGAATACTTCCTTAATTACCGCCACAGAGACAGTGACTTAATTGTCAAAACCAGGACAGGTGCCGTCACTGTCAGCCATGACGCCGATGTTGAAGATTGGACTGTTCACCTGATTGATACTGGCGTTAATGCCATGACTGGTGGTCGTATCAAAGCCGCTTCTCAATATATAGGAGATGAGCCGTTTCTTGTCACCTATGGCGATGGCGTAGCCGATGTAGATATCAATGCAGTAGTAGCTTTGCATAAAAAACAGGGTAAAAAGGCGACAGTTACCGCTGTCAGACCGCCTGCCAGGTTTGGTGAAATATACTTTGACAACCAGGGCGAGAATCGAACAGTCTCGCGCTTTGAAGAAAAACCACAAACTCATAGCGGCTGGATCAATGGTGGCTTTTTTGTACTGGAGCCATCTGTTAGAGACTATATGACCGATGAGACATCGATTTTTGAGCGTGAGCCTTTAATACAGCTGGCTCAAGAAAATGAATTGAGTTCATATCTTCATCATGGCTTCTGGCAATGTATGGACACCATGCGTGATGTCGAGACATTGCAAAAGCTATGGGCACAAGACGAAGCTCCCTGGCGGCTCTGGAAATAA
- a CDS encoding response regulator: MNGEWDTPVSKLASQLEDLRNTLRTIDDAKDELRPELKQATAELNLLLHNRAAGQDPLYQLPRVLGSILQNPNIGAMVFSEDGRRILHNSKAEYLLGDLIKHEISGGEDNQESTSFITSLRGDKLDKNSLPWFSALKNAQSQEAEIILKNQNNDDKRYLRVTVNPLASGMHNSGQIGGVIAFIADITDHVHVVSELSTICKDTEKKLDEFNLGLKELALLVQKLAAIKHNDLPEPDKKPVREQKAKAEPIALGLKALIADDVAVNQKLLRLQLEKMGFTTSTANDGKEAFDQAQSHDFDIVLMDCDMPKVDGYEATSMIRAIEGKRGQVPIIAVTAYDRDGDKQKCLESGMNDYITKGSPEKLLRGLLIKWLPQIKADDSDDDSGLEENDLMTKARAVLFASPDGNLTSGKRNDTVDYDALKRTYGVKEAEEIVKLFLGVTGTFIECLDLAVSSKDLDAVNHFSYSIKGPLSSLKLSYQAELAGRLAQQGAKHKWKEAKKTYGELVKAYTPVKNSLQQLFPDEQWQTTTSPSN, from the coding sequence ATGAATGGCGAATGGGATACACCGGTAAGTAAACTAGCATCTCAGCTCGAAGACTTACGCAATACTCTGCGCACAATCGATGATGCCAAAGACGAATTGAGACCAGAGCTTAAACAAGCCACAGCCGAACTCAATTTACTATTGCATAACCGCGCTGCCGGACAGGATCCGCTTTATCAATTGCCGAGAGTGCTGGGCTCTATCCTGCAAAACCCAAATATTGGCGCCATGGTCTTTAGCGAAGACGGACGCCGCATTTTGCACAACAGCAAAGCAGAATATTTGCTTGGCGACTTGATTAAACATGAAATTAGCGGCGGCGAAGATAATCAAGAGTCCACTTCTTTTATCACTTCACTGCGCGGCGACAAACTGGATAAAAATTCACTGCCCTGGTTTAGTGCTCTCAAAAATGCCCAGTCCCAGGAAGCTGAAATCATCCTCAAAAATCAAAACAACGATGATAAAAGATATTTGCGTGTGACGGTCAATCCGCTGGCATCAGGCATGCATAACAGTGGACAAATTGGTGGAGTGATTGCCTTTATTGCTGATATCACCGACCATGTGCACGTTGTCAGCGAACTCAGCACCATTTGCAAAGACACCGAAAAGAAACTCGATGAGTTTAATCTCGGTCTTAAAGAGCTTGCTTTACTGGTGCAAAAGCTGGCAGCAATAAAGCATAACGACCTGCCCGAACCTGACAAAAAACCGGTCCGAGAGCAAAAAGCAAAAGCAGAACCCATTGCCCTTGGTCTAAAAGCTTTGATAGCCGATGATGTGGCTGTCAACCAAAAGCTATTGCGCCTGCAACTCGAAAAGATGGGCTTTACTACCAGCACCGCCAATGATGGCAAAGAAGCATTTGATCAAGCTCAAAGTCATGATTTTGACATAGTCTTGATGGACTGCGACATGCCTAAAGTGGACGGCTACGAAGCCACCTCCATGATCCGCGCTATCGAAGGTAAGCGAGGACAGGTGCCAATCATTGCAGTGACGGCTTATGACCGCGACGGCGACAAACAAAAATGTCTAGAAAGCGGTATGAATGATTACATCACCAAAGGCTCTCCCGAAAAACTATTGCGCGGTCTGTTAATCAAATGGTTGCCTCAAATCAAAGCCGATGATAGTGATGATGACTCTGGTCTAGAAGAAAATGATTTGATGACCAAGGCCAGAGCGGTCTTATTTGCCTCGCCTGACGGCAATCTGACCAGCGGTAAACGCAATGATACTGTCGACTACGATGCACTCAAGCGCACCTACGGCGTCAAAGAAGCAGAAGAAATAGTCAAACTGTTTTTGGGCGTGACCGGCACCTTTATAGAGTGCCTGGACTTGGCTGTAAGCTCCAAAGATCTTGATGCCGTAAATCACTTCTCTTACTCAATCAAAGGTCCACTGTCCTCGCTAAAACTGAGCTATCAAGCGGAGCTAGCCGGACGTTTGGCGCAACAAGGTGCCAAACACAAATGGAAAGAAGCTAAAAAGACTTATGGTGAGCTAGTCAAAGCCTACACCCCTGTCAAAAATAGCTTGCAGCAATTGTTTCCGGATGAACAGTGGCAGACAACGACTTCTCCATCTAACTGA
- a CDS encoding chemotaxis protein CheW, whose amino-acid sequence MRARARRLARPLLNDELKTLAYQVVVAGIGGGKFGFETAYVQGAYKLKSVTPVPGLGAPFIGLTNIRGEILTLIDPPSLFGSAASVGFGERSKYALVIAFEGHKLALAIEELVGVKDVDELELVTEFSGLTGRLSGFTLAVTSEMLIILDSKKFFEDYTISEETLYS is encoded by the coding sequence TTGCGGGCCAGAGCGCGTCGTCTGGCTCGACCACTCTTAAACGATGAGCTAAAAACTCTTGCTTATCAAGTAGTGGTGGCTGGCATTGGCGGTGGCAAATTTGGTTTTGAGACAGCCTATGTCCAGGGCGCCTATAAGCTAAAATCGGTCACACCGGTGCCTGGTCTTGGCGCTCCATTTATTGGCTTGACCAACATTAGAGGCGAGATTTTAACCCTCATTGACCCGCCATCGCTTTTTGGTTCTGCTGCCAGTGTAGGCTTTGGTGAACGCTCAAAATATGCTCTGGTGATTGCCTTTGAAGGGCATAAACTGGCTCTGGCCATTGAGGAGCTTGTCGGTGTCAAAGATGTTGATGAGCTAGAACTGGTCACTGAATTTAGTGGACTGACCGGTCGACTGAGCGGTTTTACTCTGGCGGTGACAAGCGAGATGCTGATAATTCTTGATAGCAAGAAATTTTTTGAAGATTACACTATCTCAGAAGAAACTTTATATAGTTAG